The following proteins come from a genomic window of Panthera leo isolate Ple1 chromosome E2, P.leo_Ple1_pat1.1, whole genome shotgun sequence:
- the DPEP2NB gene encoding DPEP2 neighbor protein: MSDRIFYIHSNLSSVPWEGSTAAGAPSSPTPGHYHVLYRGCGETQVGWHGETYCLVGGYRTYGDAPVATPAKMEAEKPIPSQAPKRRRAMAESNKDVGCSSPKIRRLKHSGRRLTPKKLAD, encoded by the exons ATGTCTGACCGGATCTTCTATATTCATTCTAATTTGTCCTCTGTCCCCTGGGAGGGCAGCACAGCAG CAGGGGCTCCCTCTTCTCCTACACCTGGTCACTACCATGTCCTCTACCGAGGGTGTGGAGAAACCCAGGTGGGCTGGCATGGGGAGACGTACTGCCTGGTTGGTGGCTACCGGACCTATGGGGATGCTCCTGTGGCCACCCCAGCAaagatggaagcagagaaacCAATTCCCAGCCAGGCTCCCAAAAGACGTCGAGCTATGGCAGAGTCAAACAAAGATGTAGGTTGCTCCAGCCCCAAAATTCGGCGATTGAAGCACAGTGGCAGGAGGCTGACCCCAAAGAAgcttgctgactga
- the DDX28 gene encoding probable ATP-dependent RNA helicase DDX28: MDLTRPPRLVWLASRLLLAPRRGLVVRRPDEPLPVVRIPRALQRRQEQRQSGRSPQRLVLARPGPLLISARRPELNQPARLTLGRWESAPLASRGWKNRRSRRDHFSIERAQHEAPALRNLSSKSSFADLGLEPRVLRALQDAAPEVVRPTTVQSSTIPSLLRGCHILCAAETGSGKTLGYLLPLVQRLLGQPNLDSHSLPAPRGLVLVPSRELAEQVRAVAQPLGSSLGLQVRELGGGHGMSRIRMQLSKQPPVDVLVATPGALWKALKSQLISLKQLSCLVLDEADTLLDESFLELMDYILEKSYIAEGPADLKDPFNPKAQLVLVGATFPEGVGQLLSKVASPDSLTTITSSKLHCIMPHVRQTFMRLKGAEKVTELVQILKQHDKAYRTGPSGTVLVFCNSSSTVNWLGYILDDHKIQHLRLQGQMPASMRAGIFQCFQKGSRDILLCTDIASRGLDSSHVDLVVNYDFPLTLQDYIHRAGRVGRVGSEVPGTVISFVTHPWDVSLVQKIELAARRRRSLPGLGSSVREPLPQQI; this comes from the coding sequence ATGGATCTCACACGGCCGCCGCGGTTGGTGTGGCTCGCATCTCGGTTACTTCTCGCTCCTCGACGAGGCCTGGTGGTCCGCCGTCCCGACGAACCCTTGCCCGTGGTGCGCATCCCGCGGGCTCTACAGCGGCGGCAAGAACAGCGGCAGAGCGGGCGGAGCCCCCAGCGGCTGGTGTTGGCGCGACCTGGCCCGCTGCTGATCTCAGCGCGGCGGCCAGAGTTGAACCAGCCGGCGCGCCTCACGCTGGGCCGGTGGGAGAGCGCGCCACTAGCTTCGCGTGGCTGGAAAAATCGGCGCTCCCGCCGGGACCACTTCTCCATCGAGCGTGCGCAACACGAGGCGCCGGCTCTTCGGAACCTCTCGTCCAAGAGCAGCTTCGCGGATCTGGGTCTGGAACCTCGCGTGCTGCGTGCTCTACAGGATGCTGCTCCTGAAGTCGTTCGGCCTACGACCGTGCAGTCAAGCACCATCCCCTCCCTACTTCGCGGCTGCCACATCCTTTGCGCGGCGGAAACCGGCAGTGGCAAGACTCTCGGATACCTACTACCTCTGGTTCAACGGCTCTTGGGCCAACCAAATCTGGACTCCCATAGTCTGCCTGCTCCTCGAGGCCTGGTCCTTGTGCCTTCGCGAGAATTAGCCGAACAGGTGCGGGCGGTGGCGCAGCCCTTGGGCAGCTCCTTGGGCCTTCAGGTGCGGGAGCTAGGGGGAGGCCATGGCATGAGCAGGATCCGAATGCAACTGTCCAAACAACCTCCAGTAGATGTACTAGTGGCCACTCCAGGGGCTTTGTGGAAGGCCTTGAAGAGTCAACTAATCAGCCTGAAGCAGCTCTCCTGTTTGGTATTGGATGAGGCAGACACGCTTTTGGATGAAAGCTTCCTGGAACTAATGGACTACATCTTGGAGAAGAGCTATATAGCAGAAGGCCCAGCTGACTTAAAAGACCCCTTCAATCCCAAAGCTCAGTTAGTGCTGGTGGGGGCCACATTTCCCGAAGGTGTAGGCCAGCTGCTGAGTAAAGTTGCCAGCCCAGACTCTCTGACCACCATTACCAGCTCCAAGCTCCACTGCATCATGCCTCATGTCAGACAGACATTTATGAGGCTGAAGGGAGCAGAGAAGGTGACTGAATTAGTGCAGATCCTCAAGCAACATGACAAAGCATATAGGACTGGCCCCTCCGGAACTGTTCTAGTGTTCTGTAATAGCTCAAGCACTGTGAACTGGCTGGGATATATTCTGGACGATCACAAAATCCAACACCTAAGGCTGCAGGGACAAATGCCAGCCTCAATGAGGGCCGGTATCTTCCAGTGCTTCCAGAAGGGCTCCCGAGACATTCTTCTCTGCACAGACATAGCCTCTCGGGGCCTGGACAGCTCCCACGTAGACTTAGTTGTCAATTATGATTTCCCCCTCACTCTGCAAGACTACATCCACAGAGCCGGGAGGGTGGGCCGTGTAGGGAGTGAGGTGCCTGGCACTGTCATCAGCTTTGTAACCCATCCCTGGGATGTAAGCCTGGTTCAGAAGATTGAGCTGGCAGCTCGCCGGAGGAGAAGCCTTCCAGGACTAGGGTCCTCAGTGAGAGAGCCTTTGCCCCAGCAAATCTGA